The following proteins are encoded in a genomic region of Sebastes fasciatus isolate fSebFas1 chromosome 14, fSebFas1.pri, whole genome shotgun sequence:
- the pikfyve gene encoding 1-phosphatidylinositol 3-phosphate 5-kinase isoform X8, whose protein sequence is MACIANSKSVAFIKGRTSSVMAADDKSSSSSSTDWNVEPPVSSPTSPSHLTHFKPLTPEQEEPPLRSAYSSFVNLFRFNNKEEARPPSTVSEKPDLPSPSPQSERRSWSGSSPTHSLYNSRTQRKQHPDHLRRTSTASDGSRKSDTPLSNHDPRTAVQLRTALKRLKEIMEGKSQDSDLKQYWMPDSQCKECYDCNEKFTTFRRRHHCRLCGQIFCSRCCNQEIPGKFMGYTGDLRACTYCRKIALSYAQTADTGSIGEDLSALSDSPCSVLVSEPSEPRTPVGGRKASRNTFLEEDLTWQSMIHQEKQNSGLTSRMTTLQEDVGKSPARKRSASVTNLSMDRSGSSMVPSYDSSVSPPTSQALSGTKSGTKLDHSEEERKILLDSSQLKDLWKKICHNSTGMEFQDHRYWLRTYPNCIVGKELVNWLLRNGTISTRAQAIAIGQALVDGRWLDCVTHNDQLFRDEYALYRPLQSTEFSETPSPDSDSVNSVEGHSEPSWFKDIKFDDSDTEQLADETDYNMPTEFLVTEDGGQNIVISDAFIKESLFNRRVEEKAKEMLFTPLGWHHSSLDQLREENGEKKAMERLLSANHSHMMALLQQLLYSESLSLSWRDVIVPVVRQVVQTVRPDVRNCDDDMDIRQLVHIKKISGGRKFDSTVVNGFVCTKNIAHKKMNPYIKNPKILLLKCSIEYLYREESKFSCIDPIVLQEREFLKNYVQRIVDVRPTLVLVEKTVSRIAQDMLLEHGITLVINVKPQVLDRVSRTTQGDLVMSMDQLLTKPRLGTCHKFYMQPFTLANDEVKTLMFFEGCSPQLGCSIKLRGASEYELARVKEIIMLMMCVAYHSQLEISFLMDEFAMPPSLAQSTSFPCLLEGATVEEDEEEDEEDGGRRGEETNGGSQEKTEDSALGGQPEVEGLPSASSSPKNGDIDSLQDTQNPDSSSSVQEEEEAGTIETVISTPFTRTLSSPVSVSPPFLMEDDQEMSSDTLIMTSEGETGEEGSLVKGDSHDMDDGEGSVTPRLFRDPLQDDTGMFVAEQVASTDDRLKSISAVFKQELKDIILCISPFITFKEPFLLMPPGMHCPSRDYFPEQVYLSPLLNKDFKELDGRRKRQLLKDSAPSSLVGGQTNGAPQPKPIDVLPSHSLTSTRIINHLSGSHDLAKMLADYRAKGGRIRQREAAADPFSAAAPVSVQSRAMDPPVKAPVKADSEEEKPNKLNDMSWAPKLDCLTPVNHQRLCVLFSSSSAQSNNAPNPCVSPWIVTMEFYGKNDLSLGVFLERYCFRPSYQCPSMFCETPMVHHIRRFVHGNGCVQIVLKELDSPVPGYQHTILNYSWCRICKQVTPVVPLSNDSWSMSFAKYLELRFYGHQYTRRANAEPCGHSIHKDYHQYFSYNQMVASFSYTSVRLLEICLPRPKIFIRNMGPSKTNLQQDLKDFSQKVTQVYLAIDDRLTSLKTDTFSKTREEKMEDLFAQKDMEDAELRSWIEKLQARLQACGLDSPQQVQVVLESLVMKKQSLCEMLQSWNGRLQDLFQQEKGRKRLSVPPSPGRHRQTTADDSKSALDSSPRNPSPVVQNGDKEDRLLCTMPSTSSSILPSPEPGSEPITPIPSFIEQDSVSIPEDVFDGHLLGSTDSQVKEKSTMKAILANFLPGNSYNPIPFPFDPDKHYLMYEHERVPIAVCEREPSSIIAFALSCKEYKTALDDFSKASKAGGEETPQVNSAGESRAKSSPARPSESASSQQSRTSMDTDPLKDADLTDKQKKQTLNPHVELQFSDANAKFYCRVYYAEEFHKMRDEIMESTEEDFVRSLSHCVNWQARGGKSGAVFYATEDDRFILKQMPRLEVQSFLDFAPHYFTYITGAVQQKRPTALAKILGVYRIGYKNSQNNTEKKLDLLVMENLFYGRKMAQVFDLKGSLRNRNVKTDSGKESCEVVLLDENLLKLIHDNPLYIRSHCKAILRAAIHSDAYFLSSHLIIDYSLLVGRDDATDQLVVGIIDYIRTFTWDKRLEMVVKSTGILGGQGKLPTVVSPELYRGRFCEAMDKYFLMVPDHWTGLGVNC, encoded by the exons ATGGCATGCATTGCTAACTCAAAGTCTGTAGCTTTCATCAAAGG CAGGACTAGCAGTGTCATGGCTGCCGATGACAAGTCCTCGTCTTCATCCTCAACGGACTGGAACGTCGAGCCGCCTGTCAGCTCGCCCACCAGCCCCTCACACCTGACCCACTTCAAACCACTGACTCCAGAGCAGGAAGAGCCTCCTCTCCGCTCTGCATACAGCTCATTTGTCAACCTGTTTCGTTTCAACAACAAAG agGAGGCACGTCCTCCCTCAACGGTTTCAGAGAAGCCAGATCTGCCGTCCCCTTCTCCTCAatcagagaggaggagctgGTCCGGCTCCAGTCCAACCCACTCCCTCTACAATTCCAGGACGCAACGGAAACAGCACCCAGACCACCTCCGACGTACCTCCACCGCCTCtg ACGGCAGCAGGAAATCAGATACTCCTCTAAGTAATCATGACCCTCGCACAGCTGTGCAACTTCGCACTGCACTGAAGAGGCTGAAGGAAATAATGGAGGGAAAGAGCCAG GACAGCGATCTGAAGCAGTACTGGATGCCAGACAGCCAGTGTAAAGAGTGTTACGACTGCAATGAGAAGTTCACAACCTtccgccgccgccaccactGCCGACTGTGTGGCCAGATCTTCTGTAGCCGATGCTGCAACCAGGAAATCCCCGGAAAGTTCATGGGCTACACGG GAGACCTGCGGGCCTGTACGTACTGCCGTAAGATAGCACTAAGCTACGCTCAAACAGCCGACACGGGCTCCATCGGAGAGGACCTGAGCGCCTTGTCCGACTCCCCCTGCTCTGTGTTGGTGTCGGAGCCCAGCGAGCCTCGGACACCTGTGGGAGGGCGTAAGGCCAGCAGGAACACCTTCCTCGAGGAAGACCTGACCTGGCAGAG TATGATTCATCAGGAAAAGCAGAACAGTGGCCTGACCTCCAGAATGACAACGCTGCAAGAAGACGTCGGCAAATCACCGGCCAGGAAGAG GTCAGCCAGTGTGACTAACCTGTCGATGGACCGCTCTGGATCCTCCATGGTGCCTTCCTACGACAGCTCGGTCAGCCCGCCAACCAGCCAAGCATTGTCGGGCACCAAGAGTGGCACCAAGCTGGACCAcagcgaggaggagaggaagatccTTCTG GACTCCTCGCAGCTGAAGGACTTGTGGAAGAAAATCTGCCACAACAGCACGGGGATGGAGTTCCAGGACCACAGATACTGGCTGAGGACCTACCCCAACTGCATTGTGGGGAAAGAGCTGGTCAACTGGCTGCTGAGGAACGGCACCATCTCCACCAG AGCGCAGGCTATCGCCATCGGCCAGGCATTAGTGGACGGTCGCTGGCTGGATTGTGTCACACACAACGACCAGCTGTTCAGGGACGAGTACGCTCTCTACCGCCCCCTCCAG AGTACAGAGTTCTCAGAAACGCCGTCTCCAGACAGCGACAGCGTGAACTCCGTGGAGGGACACTCAGAGCCGTCCTGGTTCAAGGACATCAAGTTTGATGACAGCGACACCGAGCAGCTCGCAGATGAGACCGATTACAACATGCCTA CTGAATTCCTTGTGACTGAGGACGGAGGACAGAATATTGTCATAAGCGACGCCTTCATTAAGG AGTCTCTGTTCAACCGTCGTGTGGAGGAGAAGGCTAAAGAGATGCTGTTTACTCCGCTGGGTTGGCACCACAGCTCTCTGGATCAGCTCCGAGAGGAGAACGGAGAGAAGAAGGCCATGGAGAGGCTGCT CTCTGCCAACCACAGCCACATGATGGCgttgctgcagcagctgctctACAGCgagtctctgtctctgtcctggcGGGACGTCATCGTCCCCGTGGTGCGACAGGTGGTCCAGACGGTACGGCCCGATGTTCGCAACTGTGATGACGACATGGACATCCGTCAGCTGGTCCACATCAAGAAG ATTTCTGGAGGCAGGAAGTTTGACTCGACGGTGGTGAACGGCTTTGTGTGCACCAAGAACATCGCTCACAAAAAG ATGAACCCCTACATCAAGAACCCCAAAATCTTGCTGCTGAAGTGCTCCATAGAGTATCTGTACAGGGAGGAGAGCAAGTTTTCCTGCATCGACCCCATTGTGCTGCAG GAACGAGAGTTTTTGAAGAACTACGTGCAGCGAATAGTAGACGTCCGTCCAACCCTGGTGTTAGTGGAGAAGACGGTGTCTCGTATCGCTCAGGACATGCTGCTGGAGCACGGCATCACACTGGTCATCAACGTCAAACCG CAAGTCTTGGACAGGGTGAGTCGTACGACGCAGGGAGACCTGGTAATGTCCATGGACCagctcctcaccaaacctcgtCTGGGAACCTGCCACAAGTTCTACATGCAGCCCTTCACCCTCGCCAACG ATGAAGTGAAGACTCTGATGTTCTTTGAGGGCTGTTCTCCTCAGCTCGGATGCTCCATCAAGCTGCGTGGTGCCTCGGAGTACGAGCTGGCCAGGGTGAAGGAGATCATCATGCTGATGATGTGCGTGGCATACCACTCCCAGCTGGAGATCTCGTTCCTCATGGATGAGTTTGCCATGCCGCCCAGTTTGGCCCAGAGCACCTCGTTCCCCTGCCTGCTGGAGGGCGCCACtgtggaggaggatgaggaagaggatgaggaggatggagggaggagaggggaagagacAAATGGAGGGAGCCAGGAGAAAACTGAAGACTCTGCACTGGGAGGACAACCTGAGGTCGAAGGGCTTCCCTCTGCATCGTCATCACCAAAAAATGGAGATATCGACTCTCTCCAAGACACACAGAACCCCGACTCGTCCTCTTCTGtccaagaagaggaggaggctggtACCATAGAGACCGTGATCTCCACACCATTTACCAGGACCCTATCATCgcctgtgtctgtctctcctccgtTCCTCATGGAGGACGACCAGGAAATGAGCTCAGACACTCTCATCATGACGTCTGAGGGGGAGACGGGGGAAGAGGGAAGCCTGGTGAAGGGGGATTCACATGACATGGACGATGGGGAAGGTAGTGTTACTCCGAGGTTGTTCCGAGACCCTCTGCAGGATGACACGGGGATGTTTGTGGCCGAGCAGGTGGCTTCAACCGATGACCGTCTCAAGTCCATCTCTGCTGTCTTCAAGCAGGAGCTTAAGGACATCATCCTGTGCATTTCCCCCTTCATCACATTTAAAGAACCATTTCTTCTCATGCCTCCTGGCATGCACTGCCCCAGCAGGGACTACTTCCCCGAACAG GTGTATCTGTCGCCTCTCCTCAACAAGGACTTCAAGGAACTGGACGGACGCAGAAAGCGGCAGCTCCTTAAAGACTCCGCCCCCTCCTCTCTGGTTGGCGGACAGACCAATGGCGCCCCACAGCCGAAGCCCATCGACGTCCTGCCCTCCCACAGTCTCACCAGCACCCGCATTATAAATCACCTGAGCGGCAGCCACGATCTGGCCAAGATGCTGGCAGACTATAGAGCGAAGGGAGGTCGTATCCGACAGAGGGAAGCCGCCGCCGACCCCTTCAGCGCTGCAGCTCCCGTCAGCGTCCAGAGCCGGGCGATGGACCCACCGGTGAAGGCACCGGTGAAAGCTGACAGTGAAGAGGAGAAGCCAAACAAACTGAACGACATGAGCTGGGCCCCCAAG CTGGACTGTCTGACCCCCGTCAACCACCAGAGACTGTGTGTCCTCTTCAGCAGTTCATCAGCTCAGTCCAACAACGCGCCCAACCCCTGCGTCAGCCCATG GATTGTCACAATGGAGTTCTACGGCAAGAACGACCTCTCTCTCGGTGTGTTCCTGGAGCGATATTGTTTTAG GCCGTCTTACCAGTGCCCCAGCATGTTCTGTGAGACTCCCATGGTGCATCACATCCGTCGGTTCGTGCACGGCAACGGCTGTGTGCAGATTGTGTTAAAGGAGCTGGACTCCCCCGTTCCTGGTTATCAGCACACGATTCTCAACTACTCCTGGTGTCGCATCTGCAAACAG GTGACCCCAGTGGTGCCGCTGTCCAACGACTCCTGGTCCATGTCTTTTGCCAAATACCTGGAGCTTCGCTTCTACGGCCACCAGTACACCAGGAGGGCGAACGCGGAGCCCTGCGGACACTCCATCCACAAAGACTACCACCAGTACTTCTCATACAACCAGATGGTGGCGTCTTTCAG CTACACTTCTGTACGACTGTTGGAGATTTGTCTTCCTCGTCCCAAGATCTTCATCAGGAACATGGGACCGTCTAAAACCAACCTGCAGCAGGACCTGAAGGACTTCTCTCAAAA AGTGACTCAGGTGTACCTGGCCATAGATGACCGCCTCACCTCCCTCAAGACCGACACCTTCAGTAAGACACGAGAGGAAAAGATGGAGGACCTCTTCGCTCAAAAAGAC atgGAGGACGCGGAGCTGCGGAGCTGGATCGAGAAGCTTCAGGCACGACTACAAGCCTGCGGTCTGGATTCTCCTCAGCAGGTTCAGGTGGTTCTGGAGTCGCTGGTGATGAAGAAACAGAGTCTGTGTGAGATGCTGCAGTCCTGGAACGGCAG GTTGCAGGACTTGTTCCAGCAGGAGAAAGGCAGGAAGCGTCTGTCCGTCCCTCCCAGCCCGGGCAGGCACAGACAGACCACCGCTGACGACAGCAAG AGTGCCCTTGATTCCTCCCCGCGTAACCCCTCACCTGTGGTACAGAACGGTGACAAAG AGGACCGCCTCCTCTGCACGAtgccctccacctcctcctccattcTGCCGTCACCAGAACCTGGATCTGAACCTATCACACCTATTCCCTCCTTCATTGAGCAGGACTCGGTCAGCATCCCAGAag ATGTGTTTGACGGACACTTGCTGGGCTCCACTGACAGTCAGGTGAAGGAGAAGTCCACCATGAAAGCCATCCTCGCCAACTTCCTGCCCGGCAACAGCTACAACCCCATCCCCTTCCCATT CGACCCGGACAAACACTACCTGATGTACGAACACGAGCGGGTTCCCATCgcggtgtgtgagagagagccgAGCTCCATCATTGCCTTCGCTCTCAG CTGTAAGGAGTATAAAACGGCGCTGGATGATTTTTCCAAGGCATCGAAGGCAGGTGGGGAGGAGACTCCACAGGTCAACAG TGCTGGGGAGAGTCGGGCGAAGAGCAGCCCCGCCAGGCCCAGTGAGTCGGCCTCATCCCAGCAGAGCCGCACCAGTATGGATACGGATCCCCTCA AGGATGCAGACTTGACAGATAAACAGAAGAAACAGACCCTGAATCCACATGTTGAGCTAC AATTCTCTGACGCCAACGCCAAGTTTTACTGTCGGGTCTACTACGCCGAGGAGTTTCACAAGATGCGCGATGAGATCATGGAGAGCACCGAGGAGGATTTCGTCCGCTCGCTGTCCCACTGTGTCAACTGGCAGGCTCGTGGTGGGAAATCTGGAGCTGTTTTCTACGCAACAGAAG ATGACCGGTTCATCCTGAAGCAGATGCCCAGACTGGAGGTCCAGTCCTTCCTGGACTTTGCACCTCACTACTTCACCTACATCACCGGAGCTGTGCAGCAGAAA CGGCCGACCGCGCTGGCGAAGATCCTGGGTGTTTACAGGATCGGTTACAAGAACTCTCAGAACAACACAGAGAAGAAACTGGACCTGCTGGTGATGGAGAACCTTTTCTATGGACGCAAGATGGCTCAG GTGTTTGACCTCAAAGGCTCCCTGAGGAACCGTAACGTGAAGACGGACTCAGGGAAGGAAAGCTGCGAGGTGGTTCTGCTGGACGAGAACCTTCTAAAGTTGATCCACGACAACCCGCTGTACATACGTTCCCACTGTAAGGCCATCCTGCGAGCCGCTATTCATAGCGACGCCTACTTCCTGTCCAGCCACCTCATTATCGACTACTCCCTGCTGGTGGGGCGCGACGATGCCACCGATCAGCTGGTGGTCGGGATCatag ATTATATCAGGACATTTACCTGGGACAAGAGACTGGAGATGGTCGTCAAATCCACTGGAATCCTGGGAGGTCAAG GGAAGTTGCCCACCGTAGTCTCTCCGGAGCTCTACAGAGGTCGTTTCTGCGAGGCCATGGACAAATACTTCCTTATGGTACCTGACCACTGGACCGGCCTGGGCGTCAACTGCTGA